One window of the Sulfitobacter alexandrii genome contains the following:
- the hemB gene encoding porphobilinogen synthase, translating to MNPIVAPFPAARLRRTRVSPAVRALVRENTLDVGDLIWPVFVRSGEGIEEPVPSMPGVMRRSVDRIVDAAAEAHALGIGAMCLFPYTGLEERTEDCEGAWDPDNHANRAIRAIKSRFPDLAVMTDVALDTYNINGHDGFVEDGIIVNDRTVDALVRMALAQAEAGADIIGPSDMMDGRIGAIRNALEAQGHSDVMILSYAAKYASAYYGPFRDAVGASGALTGDKKTYQMDPSNADEALRLVARDLAEGADMVMVKPGQPYLDICRRVKDTFGAPTFAYQVSGEFAMIKAAAQNGWIDEERVMMESLMGFKRAGCDGVLTYFAPAAARLLNGG from the coding sequence ATGAACCCCATCGTCGCCCCCTTCCCCGCCGCGCGTCTGCGCCGGACCCGCGTCAGCCCCGCCGTCCGGGCGCTGGTGCGCGAAAACACGCTCGACGTGGGCGATCTGATCTGGCCCGTCTTCGTCCGGTCGGGCGAAGGCATAGAGGAACCCGTGCCTTCCATGCCCGGGGTGATGCGGCGGTCGGTGGACAGGATCGTCGATGCGGCGGCCGAGGCGCACGCGCTGGGGATCGGGGCCATGTGTCTCTTTCCCTATACCGGCCTCGAAGAGCGGACCGAAGACTGCGAAGGCGCGTGGGATCCCGACAACCACGCCAACCGCGCGATCCGGGCGATCAAGTCCCGTTTCCCCGATCTTGCGGTGATGACCGACGTGGCGCTGGATACCTACAACATCAACGGGCACGACGGGTTCGTCGAAGACGGGATCATCGTGAACGACCGCACGGTCGACGCGCTCGTGCGGATGGCACTCGCCCAGGCCGAGGCGGGCGCCGACATCATCGGCCCGTCGGACATGATGGATGGGCGCATCGGCGCCATCCGCAACGCGCTCGAAGCCCAGGGCCACTCCGACGTCATGATCCTCAGCTACGCCGCCAAGTATGCCTCGGCCTACTACGGTCCCTTCCGTGACGCCGTGGGCGCCTCGGGTGCGCTGACCGGCGACAAGAAGACCTACCAGATGGATCCCAGCAACGCGGACGAGGCGCTGCGGCTGGTGGCACGCGACCTGGCCGAAGGCGCGGACATGGTCATGGTGAAGCCCGGCCAGCCCTATCTCGACATCTGCCGACGGGTGAAGGACACCTTCGGCGCGCCCACCTTCGCCTACCAGGTCTCCGGCGAATTCGCGATGATCAAGGCCGCGGCCCAGAACGGCTGGATCGACGAGGAACGCGTGATGATGGAAAGCCTGATGGGGTTCAAACGCGCGGGATGCGACGGCGTGCTGACCTATTTCGCCCCGGCCGCCGCAAGGTTGCTCAACGGCGGATAA
- a CDS encoding component of SufBCD complex has translation MDWYQTLFELIDMRSFSNLWFWIVLAVTWSTASHWVLGVPYDMVLRARRQGDQAEVDLEDMVRINVNRLLFIAQVSGLWILGFGCFGLTMLVLLGFVYGMEFAQAVFLLAFPLSLIGLLSLSTARLIQAEESGGERLRRRLTRHRLYTQIIGMVSIFVTAIWGMYQNVALGPLGG, from the coding sequence TTGGACTGGTACCAGACCCTTTTCGAACTCATCGACATGCGGTCCTTTTCGAACCTGTGGTTCTGGATCGTGCTTGCGGTGACATGGTCCACCGCGAGTCACTGGGTGCTGGGCGTGCCCTATGACATGGTGTTGCGTGCCCGTCGGCAGGGCGATCAGGCCGAGGTCGATCTCGAGGACATGGTGCGGATCAACGTGAACCGTCTGCTGTTCATCGCCCAGGTGTCGGGCCTGTGGATATTGGGGTTCGGCTGTTTCGGGCTGACCATGCTGGTCCTGCTGGGGTTCGTATACGGGATGGAGTTCGCGCAGGCCGTTTTCCTGCTGGCGTTTCCCCTGTCCCTGATCGGCTTGCTGAGCCTGTCCACCGCGCGGCTGATCCAGGCCGAAGAAAGCGGCGGCGAGCGGTTGCGCAGGCGCCTCACGCGGCACCGGCTCTACACGCAGATCATCGGGATGGTGTCGATTTTCGTCACGGCGATCTGGGGCATGTATCAAAACGTGGCGCTGGGGCCGCTCGGCGGTTGA
- the mfd gene encoding transcription-repair coupling factor, translated as MTEQTKITLSGVPEGFDARAVLNEVAKGAPVLHVARDDKRMAAMQAALAFHAPDMPVITFPGWDCLPYDRVSPHADICARRMATLAALVHGMPERFVLLTTVNAATQRIPARSVLREAAFSARVGSRIDEAALRAFLVRMGFVQSPTVTEPGDYAIRGGIIDIYPPGDLGPVRLDLFGDVLDGARRFDAASQRTTDKLDMVELAPVSEVILDEAAITRFRQNYRIEFGAAGTDDPLYEAISAGRKHQGAEHWLAFFHDGLETLFDYLPRATVTLDDQVTPARLARWDTIADQYETRRIAMSNRSKMDSVYKPAPPEGLYLDDDAWLMATQDHRVIQFMPLPQPTGPGVLDAGARIGRSFSPERQQESVSLFGALADHIRRKLDEGPVLVASYSEGARERLTGLIEDEGLAEAIPVKNGTRIGKRGLHLAVWALEAGFEAPWEAAGPKGRITVISEQDVLGDRLIRAPRRKRRAENFLTEAQSLSPGDLIVHVDHGIGRYHGMEVITAAGAAHECLLLEYAEGSKLYLPVENIELLSRYGHEEGLLDKLGGGAWQSKKAKLKERIREMADRLIRIAAERALRKAPVLEPPMGAWDAFAARFPYTETDDQLRAISDVVDDMTSGNPMDRLVCGDVGFGKTEVAMRAAFVAAMSGVQVAVIAPTTLLARQHYKSFAERFRGFPVEVRTLSRFVSAKEAALTRDGMAKGTCDIVIGTHALLAKGIKFKNLGLLIIDEEQHFGVTHKERLKALRTDIHVLTLTATPIPRTLQLSLTGVRDLSIIGTPPVDRLSIRTYVSEFDAVTIREALLREHYRGGQSFYVVPRVSDLAEIENFLKEQLPELTYVVAHGQMAAGELDDRMNAFYDGKFDILLATTIVESGLDIPTANTMIVHRADMFGLAQLYQIRGRVGRSKTRAYAYLTTKPRARLTPTAEKRLRVLGSLDTLGAGFTLASQDLDIRGAGNLLGEEQSGQMRDVGFELYQSMLEEAIAKIRAGEMEGLSEADEQWAPQINLGVPVLIPEDYVPDLDVRLGLYRRLSELTTKVELEGFAAELIDRFGKLPREVNTLMLVVRIKAMCKRAGIAKLDGGPKGATIQFHKDKFASPEGLVAFIKDQRGLAKVKDNKIVVRRDWKNDADKIKGAFSIARDLAEHVIAKEKEKGGKAKAS; from the coding sequence ATGACGGAGCAGACAAAAATCACGCTGTCGGGCGTGCCCGAAGGCTTTGACGCCCGGGCGGTCCTCAACGAGGTCGCCAAGGGCGCGCCGGTCCTGCACGTGGCGCGGGACGACAAGCGGATGGCCGCGATGCAGGCGGCGCTGGCGTTCCATGCGCCGGACATGCCCGTGATCACCTTTCCCGGCTGGGACTGTCTGCCCTATGACCGGGTGTCGCCGCATGCGGACATCTGCGCGCGGCGTATGGCCACCCTTGCGGCGCTGGTACACGGGATGCCGGAAAGGTTCGTGCTGCTGACAACCGTCAATGCCGCGACACAGAGGATTCCCGCGCGCAGCGTGCTGCGCGAGGCCGCGTTCTCGGCGCGGGTCGGCAGCCGCATAGACGAGGCGGCGCTGCGGGCCTTCCTCGTCCGGATGGGCTTTGTCCAGAGCCCGACCGTGACGGAGCCGGGGGATTACGCGATCCGCGGCGGAATCATCGACATCTACCCGCCGGGCGATCTTGGCCCGGTGCGGCTGGACCTGTTCGGTGACGTGCTCGACGGCGCCCGCCGGTTCGACGCGGCGTCCCAGCGCACGACGGACAAGCTGGACATGGTGGAGCTGGCCCCCGTCAGCGAGGTGATCCTTGACGAGGCGGCGATCACCCGTTTCCGGCAGAACTACAGGATCGAGTTCGGCGCGGCGGGCACGGATGATCCGCTGTATGAAGCGATCAGCGCGGGGCGCAAGCATCAGGGCGCGGAACACTGGCTCGCCTTCTTCCACGACGGGCTGGAGACGCTTTTCGACTATCTGCCGCGCGCGACGGTGACGCTGGACGATCAGGTGACGCCGGCGCGGCTGGCGCGCTGGGACACCATCGCGGACCAGTACGAGACCCGGCGCATCGCCATGTCGAACCGGTCGAAGATGGACAGCGTCTACAAGCCCGCGCCGCCCGAGGGGCTGTACCTCGACGACGACGCCTGGCTGATGGCGACGCAGGACCACCGGGTGATCCAGTTCATGCCGCTGCCGCAGCCCACGGGGCCGGGCGTGCTGGACGCCGGCGCGCGCATCGGGCGCAGTTTCTCGCCCGAGCGGCAGCAGGAATCGGTCAGCCTGTTCGGCGCGCTGGCCGATCACATCCGCCGCAAGCTGGACGAGGGGCCGGTGCTGGTCGCGAGCTATTCCGAAGGTGCGCGGGAGCGGCTGACCGGCCTGATCGAGGACGAAGGGCTGGCCGAGGCGATCCCGGTCAAGAACGGCACCCGCATCGGCAAGCGCGGACTGCATCTGGCGGTCTGGGCGCTGGAGGCGGGCTTCGAAGCGCCTTGGGAGGCGGCGGGGCCCAAGGGCCGGATCACCGTGATTTCCGAACAGGACGTGCTGGGCGACCGGCTGATCCGGGCGCCGCGCCGCAAGCGCCGGGCGGAGAATTTCCTGACCGAGGCGCAAAGCCTCAGCCCCGGCGATCTGATCGTGCACGTGGATCACGGCATCGGGCGCTATCACGGGATGGAGGTGATCACGGCGGCGGGGGCGGCGCATGAATGCCTGCTGCTGGAATACGCCGAAGGGTCCAAGCTGTATCTCCCGGTCGAGAACATCGAACTGCTGTCGAGATACGGCCACGAGGAAGGGCTGCTGGACAAGCTGGGCGGCGGGGCATGGCAGTCCAAGAAGGCCAAGCTGAAGGAACGCATCCGCGAGATGGCGGACAGGCTGATCCGCATCGCGGCGGAGCGCGCGTTGCGCAAGGCCCCGGTGCTGGAGCCGCCCATGGGCGCATGGGACGCCTTTGCCGCGCGCTTCCCCTATACCGAAACGGACGACCAGCTGCGCGCGATCTCGGACGTGGTGGACGACATGACCAGCGGCAATCCGATGGACCGGCTGGTCTGCGGCGACGTCGGTTTCGGCAAGACCGAGGTGGCGATGCGCGCGGCCTTTGTCGCGGCGATGTCGGGGGTGCAGGTGGCGGTGATCGCGCCCACGACCCTGCTGGCGCGCCAGCACTACAAATCCTTCGCCGAGAGATTCCGGGGCTTTCCGGTAGAGGTCCGGACGCTCAGCCGGTTCGTCTCGGCCAAGGAGGCGGCCCTGACGCGGGATGGCATGGCCAAGGGAACCTGCGACATCGTCATCGGCACCCACGCGCTGCTGGCCAAGGGGATCAAGTTCAAGAACCTCGGGCTGCTGATCATCGACGAGGAACAGCATTTCGGCGTGACCCACAAGGAGCGGCTGAAGGCTCTGCGCACGGACATCCATGTGCTGACCCTGACCGCCACGCCGATCCCGCGCACGCTGCAATTGTCCCTGACCGGGGTGCGCGACCTTTCCATCATCGGCACGCCGCCCGTGGACCGCCTTTCGATCCGCACCTACGTCAGCGAATTCGACGCGGTGACGATCCGCGAAGCGCTGCTGCGCGAGCACTACCGTGGCGGGCAGTCGTTCTACGTCGTGCCGCGGGTGTCCGACCTGGCGGAGATCGAGAATTTCCTCAAGGAACAGCTGCCGGAGCTGACCTATGTCGTGGCGCACGGCCAGATGGCGGCGGGCGAGCTGGACGACCGGATGAACGCCTTCTACGACGGCAAGTTCGACATTCTGCTGGCCACGACCATCGTCGAATCGGGCCTCGACATCCCCACCGCCAACACGATGATCGTGCACCGGGCCGACATGTTCGGTCTGGCGCAGCTTTACCAGATCCGCGGGCGCGTGGGACGGTCCAAGACGCGGGCCTATGCCTATCTCACGACCAAGCCGCGCGCGAGGCTCACCCCCACGGCGGAGAAACGCCTGCGGGTGCTGGGCAGTCTCGACACGCTCGGGGCAGGGTTCACCCTGGCCAGCCAGGATCTCGACATTCGCGGGGCGGGCAACCTCCTGGGCGAAGAACAGTCGGGCCAAATGCGCGACGTGGGGTTCGAGCTCTACCAGTCGATGCTGGAAGAGGCGATCGCCAAGATCCGCGCGGGCGAGATGGAGGGGCTGTCGGAAGCCGACGAGCAATGGGCGCCGCAGATCAACCTCGGCGTGCCCGTGCTGATCCCCGAGGATTACGTGCCGGATCTGGACGTGCGGCTGGGGCTGTACCGGCGCCTGTCCGAACTGACCACCAAGGTCGAACTGGAAGGCTTTGCCGCGGAACTGATCGACCGCTTCGGCAAGCTGCCGCGCGAGGTCAACACGCTGATGCTGGTGGTGCGGATCAAGGCGATGTGCAAGCGGGCGGGCATCGCCAAGCTGGACGGCGGCCCCAAGGGGGCCACGATCCAGTTCCACAAGGACAAGTTCGCCTCGCCCGAAGGACTGGTGGCCTTCATCAAGGATCAGCGCGGGCTGGCCAAGGTCAAGGACAACAAGATCGTGGTGCGGCGTGACTGGAAGAACGACGCGGACAAGATCAAGGGCGCTTTCTCCATCGCGCGCGATCTCGCCGAACACGTGATCGCCAAGGAAAAAGAGAAGGGCGGCAAGGCCAAGGCCTCCTGA
- a CDS encoding multidrug effflux MFS transporter — MEDRKQELTMHRAEFVGLIAMMFATIAFSIDAMLPALPEIAQELSPETAHRAPLVLTAFVLGMGMGTFLTGPMSDAFGRRPVIFGGVALYLVSTVVAWASTSLEMMLIARLFQGLGASGPRVVAIAVVRDLFAGREMAKIVSIIMLIFTLVPAFAPAMGALIIDLSDWRGIYLAFVAFSLISVIWMALRLPETLPDQHRRPLRLNLIVASVREIASHRTVRVSILVQSLAMAMLFATLMLIQQVYDQVYQRPDTFPFWFGAVALAAGTASIVNALLVERMGMRRLVGLALTAQVFLSGSMYFFGFADPLNPAGFGIFLFWQLCLFSQAGLTLGNLNAIAMAPMGHMAGMAASVIGSTSTVFAALIASPVAMMFSGDVSLLFGAVCAMSCAGVGLMVLLMRAEGGLAVAE; from the coding sequence GTGGAAGATCGAAAACAGGAACTGACGATGCACCGGGCGGAATTCGTTGGTCTGATCGCCATGATGTTCGCCACCATTGCCTTTTCGATCGACGCCATGCTGCCCGCCCTGCCCGAGATCGCGCAGGAACTGTCTCCCGAAACGGCGCACCGCGCCCCGCTGGTACTCACTGCCTTCGTCTTGGGGATGGGCATGGGGACCTTCCTGACAGGACCGATGTCGGACGCCTTCGGGCGGCGGCCGGTGATTTTCGGGGGAGTTGCTCTCTACCTCGTCTCCACCGTCGTGGCCTGGGCGAGCACCTCGCTCGAGATGATGCTGATCGCCCGCCTGTTCCAGGGCCTGGGCGCCTCGGGCCCCCGCGTGGTGGCGATTGCCGTGGTGCGTGACCTGTTCGCGGGACGCGAGATGGCCAAGATCGTCTCCATCATCATGCTGATCTTCACCCTCGTGCCGGCCTTCGCCCCCGCGATGGGTGCGCTCATCATCGACCTGTCCGACTGGCGCGGCATCTACCTGGCGTTCGTCGCCTTCTCGCTGATCAGCGTGATCTGGATGGCGCTGCGTTTGCCGGAAACCCTGCCGGACCAACATCGCCGGCCGCTCCGGCTCAACCTCATCGTCGCTTCGGTGCGCGAAATCGCGTCCCACCGCACGGTCAGGGTTTCCATCCTCGTGCAGTCGCTGGCGATGGCAATGCTGTTCGCGACCCTGATGCTGATCCAGCAGGTTTATGACCAAGTCTATCAAAGGCCGGATACCTTTCCCTTCTGGTTCGGTGCCGTGGCGCTGGCCGCAGGCACGGCTAGCATCGTCAACGCCCTTCTGGTCGAGCGGATGGGCATGCGCCGGCTGGTTGGTCTTGCGCTCACCGCGCAAGTCTTTCTCTCGGGATCGATGTATTTCTTCGGTTTCGCGGATCCGCTCAACCCGGCGGGCTTCGGCATCTTTCTTTTCTGGCAGCTGTGCCTCTTTTCGCAGGCGGGCCTGACCCTCGGCAATCTCAACGCCATCGCGATGGCCCCGATGGGCCACATGGCGGGCATGGCCGCCTCCGTCATCGGCTCGACCTCCACCGTGTTCGCGGCGCTGATCGCGTCGCCGGTGGCGATGATGTTCAGCGGCGACGTGTCGCTGCTGTTCGGTGCGGTCTGCGCGATGAGCTGTGCCGGTGTCGGCCTCATGGTCCTGCTGATGCGGGCCGAAGGGGGCCTTGCCGTCGCCGAGTAG
- a CDS encoding DsbA family oxidoreductase produces MPEPIKLDIMSDPICPWCYIGKAQLDRALLDHPDHPFVIEWHPFQLNPDMPAGGMDRRTYLERKFGGKEAAASAYAPVAEHARSAGLTINFEEMQRTPNTLDAHRLIHWAGIEGRQTAAVSALFKAYFVEGRDIGDPEVLADVADSIEMDAAVVARLLQTDEDRQAILDRDAHSRKMGITAVPTFIVGNRHAVPGAQPPELWAKVIAELSDAT; encoded by the coding sequence ATGCCGGAACCGATCAAGCTTGATATCATGTCGGACCCGATCTGCCCCTGGTGCTACATCGGCAAGGCGCAACTGGACCGCGCGCTGCTGGATCACCCGGATCATCCCTTCGTGATCGAATGGCATCCCTTCCAGCTCAACCCCGACATGCCCGCCGGCGGCATGGACAGGCGAACCTATCTGGAACGCAAGTTCGGCGGCAAGGAAGCCGCGGCAAGCGCCTATGCACCGGTGGCGGAGCACGCCCGGTCCGCTGGCCTCACCATCAACTTCGAGGAGATGCAGCGCACGCCCAACACGCTTGACGCGCATCGCCTGATCCATTGGGCGGGCATCGAGGGACGGCAGACCGCCGCCGTGTCGGCCCTGTTCAAGGCCTATTTCGTGGAGGGCCGCGACATCGGCGACCCCGAGGTGCTGGCAGACGTGGCGGACAGCATCGAGATGGACGCCGCCGTGGTGGCCCGCCTGCTGCAGACCGACGAGGACAGGCAGGCAATCCTCGACAGGGACGCCCACAGCCGGAAAATGGGGATCACCGCGGTGCCGACCTTCATCGTCGGCAACCGGCACGCGGTACCGGGCGCACAGCCGCCCGAGCTGTGGGCCAAGGTCATCGCGGAACTCTCCGACGCGACCTGA
- a CDS encoding class I adenylate-forming enzyme family protein — protein sequence MTDDTLESGFNLARYVLRAGRDAPDKVALSLLRPDAREDWSFARLRAAVRGTGTGLLQAGLAPGDVVLMRLGNTPDFPIAYLGALAAGLVPVPTAAALTEAEVAKLLPGLAPAAILHDPSVPCPPHGARIGLDALRAMRDLPAVDWHLGPADRPGYIIYTSGTSGQPTAVLHAHRAILARRMMFDGWYGLRADDRMLHAGAFNWTYTLGTGLMDPWTRGATALIPAPGTPAQDLPALMARHGATLFAAAPGVYRQMLKTPRKLDLPRLRHGLSAGEKLSPAVRTAWETATGTPVFEAFGMSECSTFISGCPEHPAAAGALGRPQPGRKVAILAEDGVAETGTPGTIAIHRSDPGLMLGYLGAPEQTAARYRGDWFLTGDQGVMDADGQVTYLGRQDDMMNAGGFRVSPLEVEAALADAPGVTGIAATEIEVKPGVSVIAAFYTSANPLDDATLGRYAEERLARYKRPRLYIRVGALPTGANGKLLRRKLRKDYEARKDAGTDQA from the coding sequence ATGACGGATGACACCCTCGAGAGCGGCTTCAACCTCGCGCGGTACGTGCTGCGCGCCGGTCGGGATGCGCCCGACAAGGTCGCGCTCTCCCTTCTGCGGCCCGATGCCCGCGAGGACTGGAGCTTTGCCCGGCTGCGCGCCGCGGTGCGCGGCACGGGGACGGGGCTCTTGCAGGCCGGGCTGGCGCCCGGTGACGTGGTGCTGATGCGGCTGGGCAATACGCCCGACTTTCCCATCGCCTATCTCGGCGCGCTGGCCGCAGGGCTGGTGCCCGTGCCGACGGCGGCGGCCCTGACCGAGGCGGAGGTGGCGAAGCTGCTGCCCGGTCTGGCCCCTGCCGCGATCCTGCACGACCCGTCCGTCCCCTGCCCGCCGCATGGCGCGCGCATCGGCCTCGACGCGTTGAGAGCCATGCGCGACCTGCCCGCGGTGGATTGGCACCTCGGCCCCGCGGACCGGCCCGGCTACATCATCTACACCTCCGGCACCTCGGGACAGCCGACGGCCGTTCTCCATGCCCACCGCGCGATCCTCGCACGGCGGATGATGTTCGACGGCTGGTACGGGCTGCGCGCCGATGACCGGATGCTGCACGCCGGGGCCTTCAACTGGACCTACACGCTGGGCACCGGGCTGATGGATCCCTGGACGCGGGGCGCGACCGCGCTGATCCCGGCCCCCGGCACGCCGGCGCAGGATCTGCCGGCCCTGATGGCGCGACACGGGGCAACGCTTTTCGCCGCCGCGCCGGGGGTTTACCGGCAGATGCTCAAGACACCGCGGAAGCTGGACCTGCCGCGGCTGCGCCACGGCCTGAGCGCGGGAGAAAAGCTGAGCCCCGCGGTGCGCACCGCCTGGGAAACGGCGACGGGCACGCCTGTCTTCGAGGCGTTCGGCATGTCCGAATGTTCGACCTTCATATCGGGCTGCCCCGAGCACCCCGCAGCGGCGGGGGCGCTGGGGCGGCCACAACCGGGGCGAAAAGTCGCCATCCTCGCGGAGGATGGCGTGGCGGAGACCGGTACGCCGGGGACAATCGCCATCCACCGCAGCGATCCGGGGCTGATGCTGGGCTATCTGGGCGCGCCCGAACAGACGGCCGCGCGCTACCGCGGCGACTGGTTCCTGACCGGAGACCAGGGCGTCATGGACGCGGACGGACAGGTTACCTACCTCGGGCGGCAGGACGACATGATGAACGCGGGCGGCTTCCGGGTCTCCCCGCTCGAGGTGGAGGCGGCGCTGGCCGATGCGCCCGGCGTGACCGGGATCGCCGCAACCGAGATCGAGGTGAAACCCGGCGTCAGCGTGATCGCCGCGTTCTACACCTCGGCCAACCCGCTGGACGACGCCACGCTGGGCCGCTATGCCGAGGAGAGACTGGCGCGCTACAAGCGGCCGCGGCTCTACATCCGCGTCGGCGCGCTGCCCACGGGGGCCAACGGCAAGCTGCTGCGCCGCAAGCTGCGCAAGGATTACGAAGCGAGGAAAGATGCCGGAACCGATCAAGCTTGA
- a CDS encoding helix-turn-helix domain-containing protein, translating to MNRNASLIEIARAGGEPEITPPLDLGARVRDLRKARGWTLEQAARQAGLARSTLSKIENGQMSPTYEALKKLATGLEISVPQLFTPPAAEKINGRMAVTRTGEGTAKATTTYEHELLAETLRKKQMLPYRARIRARSMEEFDGWVRHDGEEFLYVLTGVITLYTEFYEPVEMRRGDSAYYDATMGHNVVSASAEDATILWVTALS from the coding sequence ATGAACCGAAACGCCAGCCTGATCGAGATCGCCCGCGCGGGCGGAGAGCCGGAAATCACCCCGCCACTGGACCTCGGCGCGCGGGTGCGCGACCTGCGCAAGGCGCGCGGTTGGACGCTCGAGCAGGCAGCACGGCAGGCGGGACTGGCGCGCTCGACCCTGTCAAAGATCGAGAACGGCCAGATGTCGCCCACCTACGAGGCGCTCAAGAAGCTGGCGACCGGGCTCGAGATCTCGGTGCCGCAGCTTTTCACGCCGCCCGCGGCGGAAAAGATCAACGGTCGTATGGCGGTCACCCGGACCGGCGAGGGCACGGCCAAGGCCACCACCACCTACGAACACGAGCTTCTCGCAGAGACCCTGCGCAAGAAGCAGATGCTCCCCTACCGCGCGCGCATCCGCGCCCGCAGCATGGAGGAATTCGACGGCTGGGTGCGCCACGACGGGGAGGAGTTCCTCTATGTCCTGACCGGGGTGATCACGCTCTATACCGAATTCTACGAACCGGTGGAGATGCGGCGGGGCGACAGCGCTTATTACGATGCGACCATGGGACACAACGTCGTGTCCGCTTCGGCCGAGGACGCGACCATCCTCTGGGTGACGGCGCTGTCCTGA
- a CDS encoding 3-hydroxybutyrate dehydrogenase codes for MDLTGKTAVITGSNSGIGLGIAWELARAGADVVLNSFTDREEDHALAREIAEETGVTARYIKADMSKGDACRQLIADAGRCDILINNAGIQHVAPIPDFPVEKWDAIIAINLSSAFHTTAAALPMMRQAGWGRIINISSAHGLTASPFKSAYIAAKHGIVGLTKTTALETAQEPITANTICPGYVLTPLVEAQIPDTMKEYDMSREDVIKNVMLERQPSKEFATVEQLGGTATFLCSDAAAQITGTAISVDGGWTAL; via the coding sequence ATCGACCTTACCGGCAAGACCGCCGTGATCACCGGGTCCAATTCCGGCATCGGGCTGGGAATCGCCTGGGAACTCGCGCGTGCGGGTGCGGACGTCGTTCTCAATTCCTTCACCGACCGCGAGGAAGACCACGCGCTGGCCAGGGAGATCGCGGAGGAGACCGGTGTCACGGCGCGCTACATCAAGGCGGACATGTCCAAGGGGGACGCGTGCCGACAGCTCATCGCCGACGCGGGGCGCTGCGATATCCTGATCAACAACGCCGGTATCCAGCACGTGGCGCCGATCCCGGATTTCCCGGTGGAGAAATGGGATGCGATCATCGCGATCAACCTCAGTTCGGCCTTTCACACGACCGCCGCCGCCCTGCCGATGATGCGGCAGGCGGGGTGGGGCCGGATCATCAACATTTCCTCGGCACACGGGCTGACCGCCTCGCCTTTCAAGTCCGCCTACATCGCCGCGAAGCACGGCATCGTCGGCCTGACCAAGACGACCGCGCTGGAGACGGCGCAGGAACCGATCACGGCGAATACCATCTGCCCCGGCTACGTTCTGACCCCGCTCGTCGAGGCGCAGATCCCCGACACGATGAAGGAATACGACATGTCGCGCGAAGACGTAATCAAGAACGTGATGCTGGAACGTCAGCCCAGCAAGGAATTCGCGACCGTCGAACAGCTGGGCGGTACGGCGACCTTCCTGTGCTCGGACGCCGCAGCGCAGATCACGGGCACCGCCATCAGCGTGGACGGCGGCTGGACGGCGCTCTGA